From Dethiosulfovibrio russensis, a single genomic window includes:
- the thrC gene encoding threonine synthase encodes MGKAVKLECAICGKTYDPDPEFTTCPDCGIDGTMHVLYDYEEIGETMTAESLARDPNRSLWRYLPLLPVSDVDTIPALQVGWTPLYDSGALAERYGVGRLLVKDDGRNPTASYKDRASAVATAMAKELGRDVVACASTGNAASSLSGFAAVSGLKSVIFVPEAAPEAKVTQLLVYGSRVFSVRGDYEETVNLAIEAIDSEGWYNRNCAINPYLVEGKKTCAMEIAEQMGWKVPDRVITSVGDGCIISSLYKGFLDLKRIGLIDRIPAITGVQAEGACPVHDAVRSGADRVTFGPADTVADSISVGAPRNWVKALNAVRSSGGTTVTVSDQEILEAMTELARATGVFGEPAGVTSFAGFKKMANQGTLGSDEVVAIVVTGNGLKDAASARKAVEAPTSVDPSMESLLKVLKR; translated from the coding sequence GTGGGGAAGGCAGTAAAGCTTGAGTGCGCCATCTGTGGAAAGACCTACGACCCCGATCCGGAGTTCACCACCTGTCCCGACTGCGGCATAGACGGGACCATGCACGTTCTCTACGATTACGAGGAAATCGGGGAGACCATGACCGCGGAGTCTCTGGCGAGGGATCCGAACAGGTCCCTGTGGCGCTACCTCCCACTGCTTCCGGTTTCGGACGTCGACACTATTCCGGCACTTCAGGTGGGTTGGACCCCTCTCTACGATTCCGGGGCCCTGGCCGAGAGGTACGGAGTAGGTCGCCTTCTGGTGAAGGACGACGGAAGAAACCCCACGGCGTCCTACAAGGACAGGGCAAGCGCCGTCGCAACCGCCATGGCGAAGGAGCTCGGAAGAGACGTGGTGGCCTGCGCTTCCACCGGCAACGCCGCCAGCTCTCTGTCGGGATTTGCGGCTGTATCCGGGCTGAAAAGCGTGATCTTCGTTCCGGAGGCCGCACCTGAGGCCAAGGTAACCCAGCTTCTGGTCTACGGATCCCGGGTGTTCTCCGTCAGGGGAGACTACGAGGAGACGGTCAACCTGGCCATAGAGGCCATAGATTCGGAGGGCTGGTACAACAGAAATTGCGCCATTAACCCCTATCTGGTGGAGGGAAAGAAGACCTGCGCCATGGAGATAGCCGAGCAGATGGGCTGGAAAGTTCCGGACAGGGTTATAACCTCCGTCGGAGACGGCTGCATAATAAGCAGCCTCTACAAGGGATTCCTGGACCTCAAGAGGATCGGCCTGATAGACCGGATTCCCGCCATAACAGGCGTCCAGGCAGAGGGAGCCTGTCCCGTCCACGATGCCGTACGGTCCGGAGCGGACAGGGTGACCTTTGGTCCCGCCGATACCGTGGCGGACAGCATATCGGTGGGAGCTCCCAGAAACTGGGTCAAGGCGCTGAACGCCGTGAGGTCCAGCGGAGGGACCACCGTGACAGTGTCGGACCAGGAGATACTGGAGGCCATGACGGAACTGGCCCGAGCTACAGGGGTCTTCGGAGAGCCGGCCGGTGTGACGTCCTTCGCCGGATTCAAAAAGATGGCGAACCAGGGAACGCTGGGATCGGACGAGGTTGTGGCAATAGTGGTGACGGGAAACGGACTAAAGGACGCGGCTTCGGCCAGAAAAGCGGTGGAGGCACCTACATCGGTGGATCCGTCGATGGAATCGCTCCTCAAGGTGCTGAAACGGTAG
- the rsmG gene encoding 16S rRNA (guanine(527)-N(7))-methyltransferase RsmG: MNYGTSDQVHVTVEIPPLDERVEAKLKAYSEILARWSSDKVRLTGPKDEDTIWKDHVRDSLFALELLPKTGRLVDVGTGGGLPGLAWAICRPDLEITLLDSQSKKTGALESIVSELEIDNVSVIWGRSEQLALEEREVYDLAAARGVSEVGIVAEYLSPLVKVGGTALSIKGPGYREELAKIKGQWDLLGLDYPKIFDYSNGERQGFLLTFRKKSHCPEVYPRRPGKAEKKPWWEAKR, from the coding sequence ATGAATTACGGCACGTCGGATCAGGTTCACGTAACGGTGGAGATTCCCCCTCTGGACGAGAGGGTCGAGGCTAAACTCAAGGCCTATTCGGAAATCCTGGCTCGATGGTCCTCCGACAAGGTCCGGCTAACGGGCCCGAAGGACGAGGATACCATCTGGAAAGATCACGTCAGAGACTCCCTTTTCGCCCTGGAACTTCTGCCCAAGACCGGCAGGCTAGTCGACGTGGGAACGGGAGGCGGACTTCCGGGACTTGCCTGGGCCATATGCCGCCCCGACCTGGAGATAACCCTTCTGGACAGCCAGAGCAAGAAGACCGGAGCGCTGGAATCCATAGTGTCCGAGTTGGAAATAGATAACGTCTCGGTCATATGGGGACGATCGGAACAGCTGGCCCTGGAGGAAAGGGAGGTCTACGACCTGGCGGCGGCGAGAGGGGTCAGCGAGGTCGGGATAGTGGCCGAGTACCTGTCTCCCCTCGTGAAGGTAGGAGGTACGGCTCTGTCCATAAAAGGTCCGGGATACCGGGAGGAACTAGCCAAGATAAAGGGGCAGTGGGATCTTCTGGGGCTGGACTATCCAAAGATATTCGACTACTCAAACGGAGAACGCCAGGGCTTCCTGCTGACGTTCCGAAAGAAATCCCACTGTCCGGAGGTCTACCCTAGACGGCCGGGCAAGGCGGAGAAAAAACCCTGGTGGGAGGCGAAAAGATGA
- a CDS encoding type II toxin-antitoxin system HicA family toxin, with protein sequence MKSSEIIKILENDGWYWIKTVGSHHHFKHPTKPGKTTVKHPQKDVPPKTFNSIMKQAGLK encoded by the coding sequence ATGAAGTCCAGCGAAATAATCAAGATTCTTGAAAATGACGGCTGGTACTGGATCAAGACAGTCGGTAGCCACCATCATTTCAAGCATCCGACAAAGCCGGGGAAGACAACTGTAAAGCATCCCCAAAAGGACGTTCCACCCAAGACATTCAATAGCATCATGAAACAGGCGGGGCTCAAGTAA
- a CDS encoding pyridoxal-phosphate dependent enzyme: MSYNIIDLTVNEKQLESAVERAREKEIVIPTFAEMKDPSKVPAKIKEKLASVGLWDVDPLNLFRITWKNEPVKDGGLYDGVNFVELPESLTGVKARIFALVGKWFPTGAHKVGATFGCLAPRLVTGQFDPVNQRAVWPSTGNYCRGGAYNAQLLGCESIAILPEGMSRERFEWLKKVAGEVIATPGSESNVKEIFDKTWELRKTRDDVVIFNQFDEMGNPLWHYVVTGNAIEEMLEQVMGKDDRYFGCAFTTGSAGTIACGDYMKELFPASKIAASEALQCPTLLWNGWGAHRIEGIGDKHVPWVHNVKNTDMIIDVDDEDSMAWIRLFNEPAGKDYLKKKGVPEDLVDSLDLVGISGAANIISCIKMAKYYELTEKDVLVTVLTDSMELYNSRLAEMEEEFGPYGEIDAAVDFHQHIKGLSVDYMQELSYRDRKRVHDLKYYTWVEQQGKSMEELDAQWYDAENYWGEIHGMADKIDEKIREFNDKTGLLK, from the coding sequence ATGTCGTATAACATAATAGACCTCACCGTAAACGAGAAACAGCTCGAAAGCGCCGTCGAAAGGGCCAGGGAAAAGGAAATCGTAATTCCCACCTTTGCGGAGATGAAGGACCCCTCGAAGGTTCCGGCCAAGATAAAGGAAAAGCTGGCCTCGGTGGGACTCTGGGACGTCGACCCTCTGAACCTGTTCCGAATAACCTGGAAGAACGAGCCGGTCAAGGACGGCGGACTGTACGACGGGGTCAACTTCGTCGAGCTTCCCGAATCCCTCACAGGGGTCAAGGCCAGGATCTTCGCCCTGGTGGGAAAGTGGTTCCCCACCGGAGCCCACAAGGTAGGGGCTACCTTCGGCTGTCTCGCCCCCAGGTTGGTGACGGGGCAGTTCGACCCTGTGAATCAGAGGGCGGTGTGGCCCTCTACCGGAAACTACTGCCGCGGCGGAGCCTACAACGCCCAGCTTCTGGGATGCGAGTCCATAGCCATTCTTCCCGAGGGGATGAGCCGCGAGCGTTTCGAGTGGCTCAAGAAAGTGGCTGGAGAGGTCATAGCCACCCCGGGGTCGGAGAGCAACGTCAAGGAAATCTTCGACAAAACCTGGGAGCTCAGGAAGACCAGGGACGATGTGGTCATCTTCAACCAGTTCGACGAGATGGGCAACCCCCTCTGGCACTACGTCGTCACCGGAAACGCCATAGAGGAGATGCTGGAGCAGGTGATGGGCAAGGACGACCGCTACTTCGGCTGCGCCTTCACCACCGGATCCGCCGGGACCATAGCCTGTGGCGACTACATGAAGGAGCTTTTCCCTGCGAGCAAGATTGCCGCCTCCGAGGCCCTTCAGTGTCCCACCCTTCTCTGGAACGGATGGGGAGCCCACAGGATAGAGGGCATAGGGGACAAGCATGTGCCCTGGGTCCACAACGTTAAGAACACCGACATGATAATCGACGTGGACGACGAGGACTCCATGGCCTGGATCCGGCTTTTCAACGAGCCAGCCGGAAAGGACTACCTTAAGAAAAAGGGAGTGCCGGAGGATCTGGTGGATTCCCTCGACCTGGTGGGGATCTCCGGAGCGGCCAACATAATATCCTGCATCAAAATGGCCAAGTATTACGAGCTGACAGAGAAGGACGTTCTAGTGACGGTCCTCACCGACTCGATGGAGCTGTACAACTCCCGTCTGGCCGAGATGGAGGAAGAGTTCGGCCCTTACGGCGAGATAGACGCCGCGGTGGACTTCCACCAGCATATCAAAGGTCTTTCGGTGGACTACATGCAGGAACTTTCCTACAGGGACAGAAAGAGGGTCCACGACCTCAAGTACTACACCTGGGTGGAACAGCAGGGCAAGTCCATGGAGGAGCTGGACGCTCAGTGGTACGATGCCGAGAACTACTGGGGCGAGATCCACGGCATGGCGGACAAAATAGACGAGAAGATCAGAGAGTTCAACGACAAGACCGGATTGCTGAAATAA
- a CDS encoding ParA family protein translates to MITIAVTNQKGGVGKTTCCVNLSAELGRLGHRVLVVDTDPQGNCSSGLGHDRESSPKSLYDILIDGSEIQDVVVETPWEGVSLVPANINLAGAEVELSSAISRESRLKGSLSTVEDLYDIAIVDCPPSLGLLTVNALVAAKRLLIPIQCEYYALEGVGQLARTVDLVRQYLNPNLNMDGIVLTMFDSRTRLANDVVAEVREGFGEAAFDTLIPRNVTLSEAPSYGKPISYYQENCKGALAYRELAREVEGRWLREDL, encoded by the coding sequence ATGATCACCATAGCCGTAACGAACCAGAAAGGCGGAGTAGGAAAGACCACCTGCTGCGTCAACCTGTCGGCGGAGCTGGGAAGGCTGGGACACAGGGTATTGGTCGTTGACACCGATCCCCAGGGCAACTGCTCCAGCGGACTGGGACACGACAGGGAGAGCTCTCCCAAAAGCCTCTACGACATACTGATCGACGGCTCAGAGATACAGGACGTCGTCGTGGAGACCCCATGGGAAGGTGTCTCCCTCGTTCCAGCCAACATAAACCTGGCGGGAGCGGAGGTGGAGCTTTCCTCCGCCATAAGCAGGGAGTCCAGGTTGAAAGGGTCTTTATCCACCGTTGAGGACCTGTACGACATAGCCATCGTGGACTGTCCACCGTCGTTGGGTCTCCTGACGGTCAACGCCCTGGTGGCGGCGAAACGACTACTGATCCCCATTCAGTGCGAGTACTACGCTCTGGAGGGCGTCGGTCAACTGGCCAGGACGGTGGACCTGGTAAGACAGTACCTTAACCCGAACCTGAACATGGACGGGATCGTGCTTACCATGTTCGACAGCAGGACAAGGCTGGCCAACGACGTAGTAGCGGAGGTAAGAGAGGGATTTGGCGAAGCCGCTTTCGATACCCTCATACCCCGAAACGTCACACTGTCGGAGGCACCCAGCTACGGCAAACCCATAAGCTACTATCAGGAAAACTGCAAAGGAGCCCTGGCCTACAGGGAACTGGCAAGAGAGGTGGAAGGCCGATGGCTCAGAGAAGATCTTTAG
- a CDS encoding terminase small subunit — protein sequence MTQDQVVEELALIAFGNPHDVMEWGPGGVHLCSSFELTFDQAAIVAEVAETTIQTGGSLRLILVEV from the coding sequence GTGACGCAGGACCAGGTGGTAGAAGAGTTAGCCCTAATAGCCTTCGGTAATCCCCATGACGTCATGGAATGGGGACCTGGTGGTGTGCATTTATGTTCTAGTTTCGAGCTGACGTTCGACCAAGCGGCAATAGTGGCTGAGGTTGCAGAGACGACAATCCAGACCGGAGGATCTCTGAGGCTGATCCTCGTAGAGGTCTAA
- a CDS encoding HIT family protein: protein MKKIFAPWRAAYIQSVEKPSGCIFCVFPAREDDEDNLILFRGENCFVILNRYPYNSGHLMVVPYRHTAEYGSLNPGEVAEMHRLTSISMDVIKRTMNPEGFNLGINIGKVAGAGVADHVHMHVVPRWNGDTNFMPVMGDVRVVPQSLEETYRIFKEAWPD from the coding sequence ATGAAGAAGATATTCGCACCCTGGCGTGCCGCCTATATCCAGAGCGTAGAAAAACCCTCGGGATGTATATTCTGCGTTTTTCCAGCACGGGAAGACGACGAGGATAACCTTATCCTCTTTAGAGGGGAGAACTGCTTCGTTATACTTAACAGGTATCCATACAACTCCGGTCATTTAATGGTGGTTCCATACAGACATACAGCCGAATACGGATCCCTGAATCCTGGAGAGGTGGCGGAGATGCACCGTCTGACCTCCATCTCTATGGACGTGATAAAGAGGACCATGAACCCCGAGGGTTTCAACCTTGGCATAAACATAGGCAAGGTTGCCGGTGCGGGAGTCGCCGATCACGTACATATGCACGTGGTTCCGAGGTGGAACGGGGATACCAACTTCATGCCTGTGATGGGAGACGTAAGGGTGGTACCCCAGTCACTGGAGGAGACCTACAGGATTTTCAAAGAAGCATGGCCCGACTAG
- a CDS encoding IMPACT family protein, with protein MARLEDRYARIIKEGRFSLKERRSEFIATAVPAKTVEEAKEAIESISKRYSDARHNCWAYRVGFPKTTEHCSDDGEPSGSAGRPILGAVIKADLYDLAIVVTRYFGGVKLGVRGLIDAYSASAHGVLEICPKEERTVTAPLGFTVGYENYGDCLHHLTALGIPEENVAPSFGEKVSVKVEVPISLLESAEETMEDLRLRGIIKGWESL; from the coding sequence ATGGCCCGACTAGAGGACAGATACGCCAGGATAATAAAAGAAGGACGGTTCTCCCTGAAGGAGAGGAGATCGGAGTTCATAGCTACGGCGGTGCCGGCCAAGACGGTGGAAGAAGCCAAGGAGGCTATAGAGTCTATATCGAAGAGGTACTCCGACGCGAGACATAACTGCTGGGCCTACAGGGTCGGGTTTCCAAAAACGACGGAACATTGTTCCGACGACGGCGAGCCATCCGGATCGGCTGGACGCCCTATATTGGGGGCGGTAATAAAAGCGGACCTCTACGATCTGGCCATAGTGGTGACCAGATATTTCGGCGGGGTGAAACTGGGGGTCAGAGGTCTGATAGACGCCTACTCCGCCTCCGCCCATGGAGTCCTGGAGATCTGTCCCAAAGAGGAGAGGACCGTCACAGCACCTCTGGGTTTCACCGTAGGATACGAAAACTACGGAGACTGTCTTCACCATCTGACAGCTCTTGGAATACCGGAGGAAAACGTGGCGCCGTCCTTCGGGGAGAAGGTCTCGGTAAAGGTGGAAGTTCCTATCTCACTGTTGGAGAGTGCGGAGGAGACCATGGAGGACCTAAGACTCAGAGGGATAATAAAAGGATGGGAGAGCCTTTGA
- a CDS encoding ParB/RepB/Spo0J family partition protein produces MAQRRSLGKGLDALLPKDVTPSIPKTLPVKELKPNPDQPRKEFDEEGISELAASIRVHGILQPLLVTKKDGGYMIVAGERRWRAAKEAGVKEVPVHLFDGDDGAIMEVSLVENVQREDLSPVEVAMSLKELMDRFSLSQDNLAEKVGWSRPAVANKLRLLKLPTEVLGLISEGALSERHGRALLSLESAESTIKMGKVTAEKGWTVRELERKIAESTEEFSKEKRKKRTPSWGNDLSSYDIGVSMTGRGNKMKLILSGLSKDQIERIGEILSRESDRLFPGK; encoded by the coding sequence ATGGCTCAGAGAAGATCTTTAGGTAAGGGACTGGACGCGCTACTTCCGAAAGACGTAACCCCTTCTATACCCAAGACCCTCCCTGTCAAGGAACTCAAACCCAACCCGGATCAACCGAGGAAGGAGTTCGACGAAGAAGGGATAAGCGAACTGGCTGCCTCCATAAGGGTACACGGCATCCTGCAACCCCTGCTGGTCACGAAAAAAGACGGCGGATACATGATAGTCGCAGGAGAGAGACGCTGGAGGGCCGCCAAGGAGGCAGGAGTAAAGGAAGTCCCGGTTCACCTGTTCGACGGAGACGACGGAGCCATAATGGAGGTCTCCCTGGTGGAGAACGTACAGAGAGAGGATCTGTCACCGGTCGAGGTAGCCATGTCCCTCAAGGAACTGATGGATCGTTTTTCGCTGTCACAGGACAATCTGGCTGAGAAGGTCGGTTGGAGCCGTCCAGCGGTGGCTAACAAACTCAGACTGTTGAAGCTACCTACGGAGGTCTTAGGTCTGATATCTGAAGGGGCCCTTTCGGAGAGACACGGAAGAGCGCTTCTATCCCTGGAATCCGCCGAGTCGACGATAAAAATGGGAAAGGTCACGGCGGAGAAAGGCTGGACCGTTCGGGAACTGGAAAGAAAGATCGCCGAGTCTACCGAGGAGTTTTCCAAGGAGAAGAGAAAAAAAAGAACCCCCTCCTGGGGAAATGACCTGTCTTCCTACGACATCGGAGTGTCTATGACCGGACGAGGCAACAAAATGAAGCTCATTCTATCGGGACTGAGCAAAGACCAGATAGAGCGGATAGGCGAGATATTATCCCGAGAAAGCGACCGGTTATTCCCCGGGAAATAA
- a CDS encoding nitroreductase family protein, which produces MDMLKVMLSRRSVRAFDRDKPVESWKKDAVIAAATSAPSAKNLRPVRFLVLDDREILDDLGNVLSQGKPFKECDFAVAVCADLSDYPDGSLGWLEDCSAALENMLIEATSLDLASFWFGVYRRDPKEGQVRSVLEVPSHVEVQGIGVFGYGAESVPAREGVDSSVVRYGRWGDFKA; this is translated from the coding sequence ATGGATATGCTTAAAGTTATGCTGTCTCGCAGGAGCGTCAGGGCTTTCGACAGGGATAAGCCGGTTGAAAGCTGGAAGAAGGATGCGGTGATAGCCGCAGCAACCTCGGCACCCAGTGCTAAAAATTTGAGACCCGTCAGGTTTCTGGTGCTGGACGACAGAGAGATACTGGACGATCTCGGAAACGTCCTGTCTCAGGGTAAACCCTTCAAGGAGTGCGATTTCGCCGTGGCGGTCTGTGCCGATCTGTCCGATTATCCCGATGGAAGCCTGGGATGGCTGGAGGACTGCTCCGCAGCCCTGGAGAATATGCTGATAGAGGCCACCTCGCTCGATCTCGCTTCCTTTTGGTTCGGGGTCTATAGAAGAGATCCCAAGGAAGGGCAGGTCCGGTCGGTTCTAGAGGTTCCCTCCCACGTGGAGGTCCAGGGAATAGGGGTCTTCGGCTACGGTGCCGAGTCCGTTCCGGCCAGGGAGGGAGTCGACAGCTCCGTGGTCAGATACGGCAGATGGGGAGACTTCAAGGCCTGA
- a CDS encoding M20/M25/M40 family metallo-hydrolase has product MDEARRDDLVQLCQGLVRYPSPSGEEGEIAAFLRSVMVSLGYDSVQVDGYGSLIGTVDFGSPGPTLLLEAQMDHAESGDPGEWRHYPFGGWVESGRIYGRGATDQKGILAAMVLALAWLKQDRRESLCGRAVMAAMVHQESFERAASKLVADRVSPDGVVSGEPSDLTVERGQRGRASIAVDTFGRMEHSSMGDNSSADMMVRLVSRLKEDYVPKVDPFFGEATLTLTSLHSYPVDVRTTMPVRCRATFDRRILPGETAESVMRDIKASISSAVRDIPGLEARAFLDGGDGHCYTGAMISSEGFAPAWEIEEEHPFVGLVLEGVAEAGLEPILSNRSGFGTNGCIYGGEMSVPTVVFGPSRRELAHVVDEYIEVDQLALGCKCYGSIAEKFLARKEEIPGGEGSKA; this is encoded by the coding sequence ATGGACGAAGCCAGACGGGACGATCTTGTCCAACTCTGTCAGGGACTGGTTAGATATCCCAGCCCATCGGGAGAGGAAGGAGAGATCGCCGCCTTTTTGCGGTCCGTCATGGTGTCCCTGGGTTACGACTCCGTACAGGTCGACGGTTACGGCAGCCTGATAGGCACGGTGGACTTCGGTTCGCCCGGTCCCACCTTGCTTTTAGAGGCCCAGATGGATCATGCCGAATCGGGAGACCCGGGAGAATGGCGCCATTATCCCTTCGGAGGCTGGGTCGAATCGGGCCGGATCTACGGTCGGGGTGCCACCGATCAGAAGGGCATCTTGGCCGCCATGGTGCTGGCCCTGGCCTGGCTGAAGCAGGATAGGAGAGAGTCCCTCTGCGGCAGGGCCGTCATGGCCGCCATGGTCCACCAGGAGAGTTTCGAGAGGGCCGCATCCAAACTGGTAGCCGATAGGGTGAGCCCCGACGGGGTAGTGTCCGGAGAGCCGTCGGACCTGACGGTGGAACGGGGACAGAGGGGAAGGGCCTCCATAGCGGTCGATACCTTCGGCCGTATGGAACACAGCTCCATGGGGGACAACAGCTCGGCTGACATGATGGTCCGACTCGTCTCCCGGCTGAAGGAGGACTATGTGCCAAAGGTGGATCCCTTTTTCGGAGAGGCGACCTTGACCCTAACTAGCCTTCACTCCTATCCGGTGGACGTAAGGACTACCATGCCAGTCCGTTGCCGAGCCACCTTCGACAGGAGGATCCTTCCCGGCGAGACGGCCGAGTCCGTGATGAGAGACATAAAGGCGTCCATTTCCTCCGCCGTGAGGGATATTCCGGGCCTGGAGGCTCGGGCCTTCCTGGACGGAGGCGACGGGCACTGCTACACCGGGGCGATGATAAGCTCCGAGGGATTCGCTCCGGCCTGGGAGATCGAGGAGGAGCATCCCTTCGTAGGACTGGTCCTGGAGGGCGTCGCCGAGGCGGGGTTGGAACCGATTCTCTCGAACAGATCCGGCTTCGGCACGAACGGATGTATATATGGAGGAGAAATGTCGGTTCCCACGGTGGTCTTCGGCCCCTCAAGGAGGGAGCTCGCCCACGTAGTGGACGAATACATAGAGGTGGATCAACTGGCCCTCGGCTGTAAATGCTACGGCTCCATAGCCGAGAAGTTTCTTGCTCGAAAGGAGGAGATCCCAGGTGGGGAAGGCAGTAAAGCTTGA
- a CDS encoding LysR family transcriptional regulator — translation MSLHQLRTFCTLVEEGSFTRTAERLYLSQPSVSQHIATLEKEYDVILFNRRGRSLSLTPEGNALYTLALDVLQRSDSIPGKFREMQAMRYGKLELGVSTYVGTMVLPSLVAEFRNEHPDVAMTVQTGNDPDIQEMLRRGDIEIAILEGNARTFNDKDLKTFTIGEDHIVLVASKDHPLAALPSVTPSHLNEEQLILYEKDCSLCPFVQEYLMEQRVGQHRGTFVNSRDVARAFVKAGVGVAFINHGTVAEDLKRGDLVSLPIEGLEMKRIDVVCFYRQSTGLGFAGWAFRRILEKRATL, via the coding sequence ATGTCGCTACATCAACTTAGGACCTTCTGCACCCTGGTGGAGGAAGGATCCTTCACCAGGACAGCCGAAAGGCTATATCTGTCTCAGCCCTCGGTAAGCCAGCATATCGCGACTCTGGAAAAAGAGTACGACGTTATCCTTTTCAACAGGAGGGGGAGGAGCCTGTCCCTCACCCCCGAGGGAAACGCCCTCTACACCCTGGCGCTGGACGTCCTCCAGAGATCCGATTCCATCCCGGGGAAATTCAGGGAGATGCAGGCAATGAGATACGGTAAACTGGAGCTCGGGGTTTCCACCTACGTGGGGACGATGGTCCTTCCCTCTCTGGTGGCGGAGTTCAGAAACGAACATCCCGACGTGGCCATGACGGTACAGACCGGAAACGACCCGGACATCCAGGAGATGCTCCGAAGGGGAGATATAGAGATAGCCATTCTGGAGGGGAACGCCAGGACCTTCAACGACAAAGACCTTAAGACCTTCACAATAGGAGAGGACCACATAGTCCTTGTAGCGTCGAAAGACCATCCTCTCGCAGCTCTACCGTCGGTGACCCCCTCCCACCTGAACGAAGAACAGCTTATACTCTACGAGAAGGACTGTTCCCTCTGTCCCTTCGTACAGGAGTATCTGATGGAACAGAGGGTGGGCCAACACAGGGGCACCTTCGTCAACAGCAGGGACGTGGCCAGGGCCTTCGTCAAGGCCGGTGTGGGAGTCGCATTCATAAACCACGGTACGGTTGCGGAGGACCTGAAAAGGGGTGATCTGGTGTCCCTACCTATAGAAGGATTGGAGATGAAGAGAATAGACGTGGTATGTTTCTACAGACAGTCTACCGGACTGGGTTTCGCCGGCTGGGCCTTCAGGAGAATACTGGAAAAGAGGGCGACGCTATGA
- a CDS encoding tetratricopeptide repeat protein: protein MNMFKAVFLIFALFSLCVIAPGWVGAVDSQEFQSIHKLAKQGDSEAQRVLGEAYAAGYLVTADRDQALKWLSLSAYQGNATAQMSLASLYAKMGQKDKAEHWLETAKRNGCIGAARSVSEMGLNSL from the coding sequence GTGAATATGTTCAAGGCTGTGTTTTTGATTTTTGCGTTGTTCTCTCTCTGTGTTATAGCCCCTGGTTGGGTAGGCGCCGTGGACTCCCAGGAATTTCAGTCGATCCACAAACTTGCGAAACAGGGCGATTCGGAGGCTCAGAGGGTGCTTGGAGAGGCCTATGCCGCCGGTTATCTGGTTACCGCCGACAGGGACCAGGCACTCAAGTGGCTGAGCCTATCGGCCTATCAGGGCAACGCCACCGCTCAGATGAGTCTGGCCTCTCTCTATGCCAAAATGGGGCAAAAGGATAAGGCGGAACATTGGCTGGAGACAGCTAAGAGAAACGGCTGCATAGGTGCAGCCAGATCGGTATCGGAGATGGGGCTCAACAGCCTGTAG